A window from Hymenobacter volaticus encodes these proteins:
- a CDS encoding 4-alpha-glucanotransferase, translating into MILRFSLPFRTAWGQRLMVFGSEPSLGQWNLDQALPLHYDADSGIWSQEISVPDDQPGTLDYKYILVDERDGSRQPEWGPNRTIAYDGRQFARLVLEDFWRAPAEPDNELLTAAFTKALFQRPNKNGKATPTARIADSVVRFQLAAPRVEPNQQLCVLGSDAAVGAWDGRKALVLSDATYPTWATEVALEQPEVPLRYKYGIWDPNDKRVVQLESGEDRVLEPSTDRRTLRVRADDKFRYLNTWRGAGVALPVFAMRSQRGLGVGEFPDLKLLVDWAVSTGLKLVQILPINDTVATHTWVDSYPYAAISVFALHPQYLNLDAVAPLQDAAAQQELDTLRHELNGLDFVDYEPMMTAKWRFIKQLYQQEKASFLADPAFRAYYDEQRAWLVPYAAFSGLRDRFGTADFQQWPEEYRTPKLVDELTQEDTPDFDEFGVHFFTQFHLDQQLRDAVTYARQHGVVLKGDLPIGIYRHSVDAWTQPELYHMHQQAGAPPDDFSTTGQNWRFPTYNWERMAEDGYAWWKQRMGQLARYFDALRIDHILGFFRIWEIPGHSVEGLLGHFSPALPLSQQEIQQRLGWFDYARLCEPYIRWRLVQNIFHGQAQAVFDEFMEEISSAGDIRLKEHVRTQRQVEAVFEAKTAADPTNADHYKWLRTGLYQLINEVLFVPDDLRPDHYHPRITLHKSISFAELDEESRRRLYHDIYVDFFYHRHEGFWREQGLVKLPPVRYATDMLICGEDLGMVPESVPGVMKALGILGLNIQRMPSNPNTEFGHPNDAPYLSVVSPGSHDMSTLRGWWEEDRVKTQRFFETILGHHGEHAPYHCEPWVVREILVQHLHSPAMWAILPLQDILAMSTELRRADPHDEQINVPANSQHFWKYRLHLPLETLKDTFGFNEEVISIVAGSGR; encoded by the coding sequence ATGATTCTCCGTTTCTCCTTGCCCTTTCGTACTGCGTGGGGCCAACGGCTGATGGTGTTCGGCTCCGAGCCTAGCTTAGGTCAATGGAACCTCGACCAGGCTTTGCCCCTGCACTACGACGCCGACTCTGGCATCTGGAGCCAAGAAATCAGTGTCCCCGACGACCAGCCCGGTACCCTCGACTATAAGTACATATTGGTTGACGAGCGGGACGGCAGCCGGCAGCCGGAGTGGGGCCCCAACCGGACTATCGCCTACGACGGTCGGCAGTTTGCCCGGCTAGTGTTGGAAGACTTCTGGCGCGCACCCGCTGAACCCGACAATGAATTGCTCACCGCCGCTTTCACCAAGGCTCTGTTTCAGCGCCCGAATAAAAACGGAAAGGCAACCCCAACAGCACGGATAGCCGACTCCGTAGTTCGCTTTCAACTAGCTGCCCCACGCGTCGAGCCAAACCAACAGTTATGCGTGCTTGGCTCCGATGCGGCCGTGGGCGCATGGGACGGTCGCAAGGCGCTGGTGCTCTCGGATGCCACTTATCCTACCTGGGCCACTGAGGTAGCCTTGGAGCAACCCGAGGTACCACTCCGCTATAAGTATGGCATCTGGGACCCGAACGACAAGCGCGTGGTACAGCTGGAATCGGGCGAGGACCGAGTGCTAGAACCAAGTACTGACCGCCGCACCTTGCGGGTGCGCGCCGACGACAAGTTCCGGTACCTCAACACCTGGCGCGGCGCTGGGGTAGCCCTGCCAGTGTTTGCCATGCGCAGTCAGCGCGGCCTGGGCGTGGGCGAATTTCCGGATCTGAAGCTACTCGTAGATTGGGCTGTGAGTACCGGCCTGAAGCTGGTACAAATTCTGCCCATCAACGATACTGTGGCCACGCACACCTGGGTGGATTCGTATCCGTACGCGGCTATTTCGGTGTTTGCGCTGCACCCGCAATATCTCAACCTCGATGCTGTAGCCCCGCTGCAAGACGCGGCAGCACAGCAAGAACTGGATACGTTGCGGCATGAGCTAAACGGGCTTGACTTCGTGGACTACGAGCCCATGATGACGGCTAAGTGGAGGTTTATCAAGCAACTCTATCAGCAGGAGAAAGCCAGCTTCCTCGCTGACCCCGCCTTCCGAGCGTACTACGACGAGCAACGGGCTTGGCTGGTCCCTTACGCCGCCTTCTCCGGTTTGCGTGACCGATTCGGCACCGCCGATTTCCAGCAGTGGCCCGAAGAATACCGTACGCCCAAGCTGGTAGACGAACTAACCCAGGAAGACACCCCCGACTTCGACGAGTTTGGTGTGCACTTCTTCACCCAATTCCACCTCGACCAGCAATTGCGCGATGCCGTAACCTACGCCCGCCAGCACGGAGTGGTTCTGAAAGGCGACTTACCCATTGGCATCTATCGCCACTCCGTAGATGCTTGGACGCAGCCCGAACTGTACCACATGCACCAACAAGCTGGCGCACCACCCGACGACTTCTCGACCACCGGCCAAAACTGGCGCTTCCCTACCTACAATTGGGAGCGAATGGCCGAAGACGGGTACGCGTGGTGGAAGCAGCGCATGGGTCAGTTGGCCCGCTACTTCGACGCCCTGCGCATCGACCATATTCTGGGCTTCTTCCGCATCTGGGAGATTCCGGGGCATTCGGTGGAGGGGCTGTTGGGCCATTTCTCGCCGGCTCTGCCTCTCTCGCAGCAGGAGATTCAGCAGCGGCTGGGCTGGTTTGATTACGCGCGGTTGTGCGAGCCCTACATTCGTTGGCGCTTGGTACAGAACATCTTCCACGGCCAGGCACAAGCCGTGTTCGATGAGTTTATGGAGGAAATTAGCAGCGCAGGTGACATTCGGCTGAAAGAACACGTGCGCACCCAACGCCAAGTGGAAGCCGTGTTCGAGGCGAAAACCGCCGCCGACCCCACTAATGCCGACCATTACAAATGGTTACGCACGGGCCTGTACCAACTCATTAATGAAGTGCTATTCGTGCCCGACGACCTCCGGCCCGACCACTATCATCCGCGCATTACGCTCCATAAGAGTATCTCGTTTGCAGAGCTAGACGAAGAGTCGCGCCGTCGCTTGTACCACGATATCTACGTCGACTTCTTCTATCACCGTCACGAAGGGTTCTGGCGCGAGCAAGGCCTAGTAAAACTGCCCCCCGTACGCTACGCCACCGATATGCTGATCTGTGGTGAGGACTTGGGTATGGTGCCCGAGTCGGTGCCGGGCGTGATGAAGGCCTTGGGTATCCTGGGGCTCAACATCCAGCGCATGCCTTCCAACCCCAACACCGAGTTCGGCCACCCCAACGACGCGCCCTACTTGTCGGTGGTAAGTCCAGGCTCCCACGACATGAGCACGCTCCGCGGTTGGTGGGAAGAAGACCGGGTTAAAACGCAGCGTTTCTTCGAGACCATCTTGGGTCACCATGGGGAGCATGCACCCTACCATTGTGAGCCTTGGGTGGTGCGCGAAATACTAGTGCAGCATCTGCACTCGCCGGCTATGTGGGCTATTCTCCCGCTGCAAGATATACTGGCCATGAGCACCGAGTTACGGCGTGCCGATCCACATGATGAGCAAATTAATGTGCCTGCTAATTCGCAGCATTTCTGGAAATACAGACTGCATCTACCTCTGGAAACATTGAAGGATACTTTTGGATTTAATGAAGAAGTTATTTCTATTGTAGCAGGCAGCGGAAGATAG
- a CDS encoding beta strand repeat-containing protein, with protein MNRNVTPYTTTQEFDLGVGAGVAATQDFVVNSLAYNPQDGYLYALTYPANNNGDGSGEFPQVRMYRIGQTGVQDLGVTTVDGFTPGTGQPLTRYPQYAAGVIDRNGNYYVTPRNLGASGAANENRNTLFRFRLGSATPLNAERFTLRNAANTNLLNPNTQASTPENTINFIDLGIDPTDNALYGIYFPGLIYRFAVPATAGNTPVTAIGARLTTTDPAYDDNLGTAFFDITGNFYAYSNEGNFYAINKASGVATDIGDVAAAGVSDGASCVNPEQRIDVVKEVISIIPITTAGQYTVDFSIKVRNTGTVTTTNVQVSDFLTGAANNTTFPTATSVTVSNLVVTNSNGAALAANTAYTGQGTNADLLTGNHPLTAGQEATITFRATVSYGSAAAVPGTVQNNTAYASSISGTTPNPGYSLQGANGALILPPGDLVATDASTNSAALPDTPNGDAPSPSPVYFGLAILGNVFEDSNYGGGAGRSQAASNGSGVNQARVELYLANSGSFVVATTTDADGNYSFVDGVNTVDLTANTTYRVRVVNSTVVSNRLGSIAGLWPVQTFINGDVNRVGGENPNEADYGSRSTTLPLSLDPANLALEIQSITPSSGTGSVRTSSNGPIVGVDFGFNFDTVVNTNDSGQGSLRQFITNANNLGNDNLSQAYSGAIAGQEAAIFMLNDGRTNGAPAGLRNNMLAVTGYSAVTKAFTITPASALPTISASNTTIDGARQTAITGDNIAAAAETTTGPEVLLNFNNLAGLLVTGGTTRIENLGLNNARGTSTAATNPVLADGAGVTFSGAATTGSVLNMVTTSGNTTAGARLQGGATNVMVTNNVLNGSAAVGSVNGEGLVLAGASRNTISRNTLSNNSGFGLLLESGQANNENTISSNILRNNGSGANAEDAGLAIGSGNNNLISQNIFSANAGTAVVAAAGTSGNRITQNNMSGHSGLGIDLMATGTTGLSGDGVTRNDNTDADTGPMACLIFRC; from the coding sequence GTGAACCGAAATGTTACCCCGTACACCACCACCCAGGAGTTTGACCTAGGGGTCGGTGCCGGCGTTGCGGCCACACAGGACTTTGTGGTTAACTCTTTGGCTTACAACCCACAAGATGGATACTTGTACGCGCTAACGTATCCGGCTAACAACAATGGCGACGGGAGCGGCGAGTTTCCGCAAGTGCGCATGTACCGTATTGGCCAAACTGGAGTGCAAGATCTAGGCGTTACCACTGTAGATGGATTTACCCCCGGAACAGGCCAGCCTCTAACCCGTTACCCGCAGTACGCTGCTGGTGTTATCGACCGCAACGGAAACTACTATGTAACGCCGCGCAACTTGGGCGCATCTGGTGCTGCCAATGAAAACCGGAACACGTTGTTTCGCTTTCGGTTAGGAAGCGCCACGCCGTTGAATGCCGAGCGTTTCACGCTACGCAATGCGGCCAATACCAACCTGTTGAACCCCAACACGCAAGCGTCTACGCCTGAGAATACCATCAACTTCATCGACTTGGGCATCGACCCAACGGACAACGCTTTGTATGGGATTTATTTCCCTGGCCTGATCTATCGGTTTGCTGTTCCGGCCACAGCAGGCAACACTCCTGTTACGGCCATCGGTGCCCGTTTGACTACCACCGATCCGGCCTATGACGACAACTTGGGTACCGCATTCTTTGATATTACTGGCAACTTCTACGCGTATTCCAACGAGGGCAACTTCTATGCTATCAACAAAGCCTCGGGGGTTGCGACGGATATTGGCGATGTTGCTGCGGCCGGTGTGAGCGATGGCGCTAGTTGCGTCAACCCGGAGCAGCGTATTGACGTGGTGAAGGAAGTAATCTCTATTATTCCTATTACCACGGCCGGCCAGTACACAGTTGATTTCAGCATTAAGGTCCGCAATACCGGCACGGTTACCACCACGAACGTGCAGGTCAGCGACTTTCTAACCGGAGCCGCTAATAACACAACGTTTCCTACGGCCACGTCGGTAACAGTTTCTAACTTAGTCGTTACCAACTCAAACGGGGCTGCGCTTGCTGCCAATACCGCTTATACCGGGCAAGGTACCAATGCCGACCTACTGACTGGTAACCACCCCCTGACAGCAGGGCAGGAAGCAACCATTACTTTCCGGGCCACCGTTTCTTATGGTTCAGCGGCAGCTGTTCCCGGTACGGTTCAGAATAATACGGCCTACGCATCCAGTATTTCGGGCACCACGCCAAACCCAGGTTACTCGTTGCAAGGCGCCAATGGTGCCCTGATACTGCCTCCCGGCGACTTGGTGGCTACGGATGCCTCTACCAACAGCGCCGCTCTGCCCGATACTCCCAATGGCGACGCGCCTTCTCCTAGCCCAGTATATTTCGGGTTAGCCATTCTGGGTAATGTATTTGAGGATAGCAACTACGGAGGCGGGGCTGGCCGCTCGCAAGCTGCTAGTAACGGATCAGGCGTTAATCAGGCACGAGTGGAGTTGTATTTAGCAAATTCCGGAAGCTTTGTGGTGGCCACTACCACCGATGCGGATGGTAACTACAGCTTCGTGGACGGGGTCAATACTGTTGATCTAACTGCGAATACAACCTACCGGGTACGAGTTGTCAATTCAACAGTGGTGAGTAATCGTTTGGGTAGCATAGCGGGATTATGGCCGGTACAAACGTTTATTAACGGCGACGTAAATCGGGTGGGCGGAGAAAATCCCAATGAAGCTGATTATGGTAGCCGTTCTACCACGCTTCCCTTATCGTTGGATCCTGCTAACCTAGCACTAGAAATCCAATCTATCACGCCTAGCTCGGGAACTGGCTCAGTACGAACCTCTTCTAATGGCCCAATAGTCGGCGTTGATTTTGGCTTCAACTTCGATACGGTCGTGAACACCAACGACAGTGGACAAGGCTCATTGCGGCAATTCATCACCAATGCAAACAACCTCGGTAACGACAACCTAAGTCAAGCCTACTCTGGAGCTATTGCCGGCCAGGAAGCAGCCATCTTCATGCTCAATGATGGACGTACAAATGGAGCCCCTGCCGGCTTGCGCAACAATATGCTAGCCGTAACGGGCTATAGTGCCGTAACCAAAGCCTTTACTATCACGCCGGCGTCTGCACTCCCTACCATTTCGGCCTCTAACACCACCATCGATGGGGCACGGCAAACGGCTATCACCGGCGACAACATAGCCGCTGCTGCCGAAACTACGACGGGCCCGGAAGTATTACTGAACTTCAACAACTTGGCTGGCTTGTTGGTAACGGGCGGCACCACGCGCATCGAAAACTTGGGCCTCAACAATGCGCGGGGTACCAGTACTGCTGCAACCAATCCGGTACTCGCTGATGGGGCAGGCGTGACTTTTAGTGGCGCAGCAACCACGGGCTCGGTCCTGAATATGGTAACGACCTCGGGCAATACCACGGCCGGTGCTCGTCTTCAGGGAGGAGCCACGAACGTAATGGTTACCAACAACGTGTTGAACGGCAGCGCTGCTGTAGGCTCCGTAAACGGCGAAGGGTTGGTACTAGCTGGGGCTTCTCGCAACACTATTTCGCGCAACACACTTTCCAACAACAGCGGCTTTGGCTTGCTGCTAGAAAGTGGTCAGGCCAACAACGAAAACACCATCTCCAGCAATATCCTGCGCAATAATGGCAGCGGTGCCAACGCTGAAGATGCCGGCCTGGCAATTGGCAGTGGCAACAATAACCTGATCAGCCAGAATATATTTAGCGCCAATGCCGGTACGGCCGTAGTAGCTGCCGCTGGCACGAGCGGCAACCGCATTACGCAAAACAACATGTCGGGCCACAGTGGCCTTGGTATCGACCTAATGGCTACCGGGACCACCGGGTTGAGCGGTGATGGGGTAACCCGCAATGACAATACAGATGCCGATACGGGGCCAATGGCTTGCTTAATTTTCCGGTGCTAA
- a CDS encoding T9SS type A sorting domain-containing protein, producing the protein MLTQAVTNNGNLIVTGYAPAGALVELFVADVTANGFGEGKTYLTSWTEGSTQDTDKGQWGYSGLISGVNQGEESVANRFTFSIPLTSLSSAQQAALTAAGARLTATATLLTTVNSVVVGNTSEFSGNTALLQNRPLPVELVRFSAVAHNVDVQLTWTTASEKNNARFVVERSFTGDKFEDIGAINGQGNSAGAHTYQFADQNAATTAGNIAYYRLRQEDTDGSTSFSDVQVVRFTGVALPIGVYPNPTVGDASLDLRSLPAGTCQINLTDLTGRVVLATTGRTGQVNTLVTAHLPQGSYIVNVLGMGRKKTCLLIKN; encoded by the coding sequence GTGCTAACCCAGGCTGTAACGAATAATGGCAATTTGATTGTGACGGGGTATGCTCCTGCTGGTGCGCTAGTTGAGTTGTTTGTGGCCGATGTGACAGCCAATGGCTTTGGCGAAGGAAAAACGTACCTCACAAGTTGGACGGAAGGCTCTACGCAGGATACCGATAAGGGCCAATGGGGCTACAGTGGCTTGATATCCGGTGTAAACCAAGGGGAAGAATCAGTTGCCAATCGTTTCACTTTTTCAATTCCTCTCACCAGCCTCTCGTCCGCGCAGCAGGCGGCCCTTACTGCTGCTGGTGCCCGTCTTACGGCTACAGCCACCTTGCTGACCACCGTCAATAGCGTAGTAGTTGGAAACACTTCCGAGTTTTCGGGTAACACGGCCCTACTCCAAAACCGGCCGCTGCCCGTAGAACTGGTACGGTTTAGCGCAGTGGCACACAACGTCGACGTTCAACTAACGTGGACCACCGCATCCGAGAAAAATAATGCTCGCTTCGTGGTAGAACGCAGCTTTACAGGCGACAAATTCGAGGATATTGGTGCGATAAACGGCCAGGGAAACAGCGCCGGAGCACATACGTATCAGTTTGCAGATCAAAATGCTGCAACCACTGCTGGCAATATTGCTTACTACCGCTTGCGCCAGGAAGACACAGATGGCAGCACTAGCTTCAGCGATGTACAAGTAGTGCGTTTCACTGGCGTTGCTCTTCCTATAGGAGTGTACCCTAACCCCACCGTCGGAGATGCTTCTCTTGATTTGCGCAGCTTACCTGCTGGTACTTGCCAAATCAATTTAACTGACTTGACTGGCCGCGTAGTTCTAGCTACTACGGGCAGAACTGGCCAAGTAAATACCCTTGTTACAGCGCATTTGCCACAAGGCAGCTACATAGTCAACGTTCTCGGAATGGGACGAAAAAAGACTTGCCTATTGATTAAGAACTAA